From the genome of Malus sylvestris chromosome 6, drMalSylv7.2, whole genome shotgun sequence, one region includes:
- the LOC126626551 gene encoding uncharacterized protein LOC126626551 → MWFAGGAFRASTSTGSGLITTAAAFVRHFSRSRAENLRKINPKVSFPEANSIARDLYDVVKQHGPLTIPNTWVQAKEFGVNGLMSKTHMKIMLKWMRGRKMLKLFPNQVGSTKKFLLCTLPEDAEVTQFRESSAVRLQHRKPSIKRKKQKK, encoded by the exons ATGTGGTTCGCCGGCGGcgcgtttagggcttccacttCGACCGGAAGTGGTCTGATTACAACCGCCGCGGCGTTTGTAAGGCATTTCTCCCGGAGCCGCGCGGAGAATCTGAGGAAAATCAATCCAAAAGTGAGCTTCCCTGAGGCTAATTCTATCGCTCGTGATCTATACGATGTCGTCAAACAGCATGGACCTCTCACCATCCCCAATACTTGGGTTCAGGCTAAG GAATTTGGTGTCAATGGATTGATGAGCAAAACACACATGAAGATAATGCTCAAATGGATGAGGGGAAGGAAGATGCTGAAGCTGTTCCCCAACCAAGTTGGTTCGACCAAAAAATTCTTGTTATGCACACTGCCCGAAGACGCTGAAGTTACTCAATTTAGAGAATCATCAGCAGTAAGGCTGCAACATAGGAAGCCTTCCATCAAGCGGAAGAAGCAAAAGAAATAG